CGCATGCGTGCGAGACTTCCTGCACCCGTTGCCCGGCGTCAACTACCCCTTCGGGATCGAAACGCCGTGGAGCGGCCGGGAGATCTGGCCCTACGTCAGCAACCTGGCCGACCTGTGGCTCATCATCGGCGTGGCGGTGCTCGTGGTGTTCCTGTGGCGCGGGCCGCGGGAAGAACGCCCCTCGGCGAAGGCCGCCTGAAACCAGCGGGCGCCCGCGTCGCGTTTCGACGCGTCCGGCGATGGTTCGACGCATTCCCGATTGCGACAAGGATGCCCGTGCATGGCCCAGCCCCTTGCCAACCCACGCCCGCAGGACGAGCGGCCACGCCTGCTGGTCACGGGCATCGCCGGCTTCCTCGGCGCCTACGTCGCGCAGGTGGCCACCGAACGAGGCTGGCGCGTCGTCGGCATAACGCGGGCGACGCCGACCCCCTTCGAGAGCGTGCAAGCCGACCTGTCGGCCGAGGGCGCTGTTCGGGACGCCGTCGAGCGCATGGCGCCCGATGCGGTCATCCACTGCGCCGCCAATGCGCGCACGGCCGAGTGCGAACGGGATCCGCAGGCGGCGCACCGCGACAACGTGACGGCGACCGTATCGCTGGCCGAGGCCTGCCGCGACGTGCCGATGGTCGTCTGCTCGACGGACCTGGTCTTCGACGGCGAGCGGCCCGGGGGCATGTACGCCGAGGGAGACGAAACCGGGCCCCTCAACGCCTACGCGCGCAGCAAGCTCGAGATGGAGCACGCACTCCGCGAGGCCGGCTCGCACGCGGTGATCGCACGCCTGCCGCTGCTCTTTGGCCCGCCCGCCACCAGCGATGGCAAGGGCTGCTTCCTGTCGGCCTGGACCGAGCACCTGCGGTCAGGCCGCGAGTTGGTGCTCTTTACCGATGAATGGCGAACGCCACTGAGCGCCCGCGATGCGGCCCTCGGCCTGCTGGCGTGCCTGGATCGCGGGGCGCCGGGCCAGATCTACCACGTCGCCGGCGACGAGCGCGTCGATCGGTACGACCTGGGCCTCCGCTTTGCCGCGCATGCCGCGGGGCCGTTGGGCTTCGACGCCTTGCTCATGAAGCCCGGCGTCCAGGCCGACGTGCCGATGCCGGCGCCGCGCGCAAGGGACGTCTCGCTCGCGATCGCACGCGCGCGAAACGACCTGGGCTTCCAACCCAGGCCGCTCGACGAAGAACTCGGATGGACCGCCGGCGTGATGGCCGGCCAATATGCCTAGCAGCCGACGCTGAATGCGTTCTGGAATGCCAGGAAGTCGAAGATCGTCAGCGAGCCGTCGCCATCAAAGTCGGCCTCCGGGCTGCCGGCATCGAAGAGGTTCTGGAACGCCAGGAAGTCAAAGAGCGTCAGCGAGCAATCGCCGTCGATGTCCGGCAGGCAGGTATTGCGCAGCTCCACGCTGTTGCCGGTGTAGAACAGCCGCCATTTCTGGTTGCCGCCCGCAAGCGGCGGCACGAGGGTGTCGAACTCGCCGGTGACCGACGATCCCTCGATGATCGTGAAGTTCTCGCACACGTCGGGCGTGAAGCCGTCGACCAGCGATGCTTCCAGCGTGCCGTCGACGGTGATGGCCGCGTTGCCATCAATGCGGTCGAATTCGTCGGCGTCGCGACCGCCGAGTTGGATCTCGACGATGGTGGAGTCCTCCATTGCCAGCTCGACGGAAGCGTCGATGATGCCGGTTTCGCCAAAGGCCGTGCCGGCCTTGCCCGGGGCGATGCGTCCCTGCACGACCATGGTGCCATTCGTCCGGCCGTTTCCGGTCAGCGAGAGGTCCGGGCCAAGGACCACGGTGAGCCCGCCGACGAGATGGATGAACTGAGCCCGGGCGGCGGTGCCGGTGGTCAGCGAGTCATTGAGGAAGATCTCGCCAGTACCATCAATGGTCATGTCGGTGGCCGCGAGCATCCGCGTGCCGCTGGAGCCGCCATCCCGGTTGATGATGATCGTTCCGTCGAGCGTCATGTCGCCACGGAGATTGAGATCGCGTCCGTTCTCGATCTCGACTTCGCCCTGGATACGGTCGACGTTGTCGAACGTGCCGCTACCGGTTGCGATCTCGAACGTGCCCGTCCGAGCATCGATCTGCCCGCCGGCGATGGTGCTGCGCAGGGTCACGGTGCCGCCGTCGGCGACGATCTGGCCGGTGGGCCCCTGGTTCGTGACGGTTTCGAGCAGCAACTCGCCCCCGCCGGTGGCTTCGAAGCGGTTGTTGTTGGTCTTGGCCGAGCCGAGCAGACGCAGGTCACGGCCCTCGGCGTCGGCTCTGATGACCCCGTTGTTCACCAGCGAACTATTAACCTGCCCCGACCCGCGAATCAGCACCGTGTCGGCCAGCGTCGTCGTCAGCCCGCCGACGAGGTCAATGAATTGGGCCCGGCCGATGCCGGTCGTCGAGGTGTCGTTGAGCACGATGGTCGCGTCGCCGTCGATGGCGCCATCGGTGGCCATCAGCAGACGGCTGGCACTCGTCGAGCCATCCCGGTTGATGGTGATCGTGCCGTCAAGGGTAAGCCCACCGCGGACTTGTAAGTCACGACCATTCTCGATCTCCACGTCGCCGGTCACCAGGTCGACGTTATCCAGCGTGCCGCTGCCGACGGCTACCTCGAACAGGCCGCCGCGGCTGTCGATACGCCCGCCCGTGATCGTGCTGTTGAGGCGAGCCGTGCCATCGGTGACGAGGATCAGGCCGCCGGAGCCCTGCATCATCGTCGTGCCAAACCGTAGGATACCGTTGTTGTCGACTTCGATGGTGCCGTTATTCGTCTTGCCGCTGCCGATGATGTTGAGCAGGAGCCCGTCGACGTCGGCGCGGATGGTGCCGTTGTTGATGAGGTTGGCATTGATCTGGCCAGAGCCCCGCATGAGCACGGTGCTGGCCAGCGTGGTCTCCAGCCCGCCCACCAGGTCGATGACCTGGGCCCGTCCGGCCGCGGTCGTCGAGGAATCGTTCAGCACGATCTCGGCATCGCCGTCGATTGTTCCGCTCGTGGAGAACAGCAGCCGGCTGCCACTGGTGGAGCCCTCGCGGTTGATGAGGATGGTTCCGTCGAGCGTCAAGCCATCGCGGACTTGCAGGTCGCGGCCATTCTCGATCTCGACGTCGCCCTGCACGCGGTCGACGCTATTGAGGACGCCGCTCCCGCCGGCGACCTCGAACAGTCCGTTGCGGCTGTCGATCTCGCCGCCCTCGATGGTGCTGACCAGCGTGACAACACCCCCGTCAGATACGACGGTGCCGGTTGGTCCCTGGACGACGGGGATCGCGATGCGCATGACGCCACCGTCGGTGGCTTCGAAGCGACCGTTGTTGGTCTTGGAGCCGCTCTGGATGTTCAACCGCCGCCCGGCGGCGTCGGCGCGGATCACGCCATTGTTGATCAGGTTCGAGGAGACCAGACCCGAGCCGCGCACCGTCAGGTCGGGGCCGATGGTGGTGAGGCGGCCGCCGATGAGATCGATCATCTGCGCCCGGCCGATGGCCGTCGTTGAAGTGTCGTTCAGCACGATCTCGCCGGTGCCGACGAGCATGCCCATCGGGTCGTTCATGATGAATCGGGCGGCCGAGGTGCTGCCCTGGTCGTTAATGACCAGCATCCCGTCGATGGTGGCCATCGGACCGGTGATAGTCAGGTCTCGACCGGTGCCCAGGCCGACGAAGGCGTTGGGGTTGATGATCGAGAGGCCCGCAAGATTGGGCGACACGCTGCGGATGAGCACGTCGTAGGTTCCCGGCAGAGCAATGATGGCCGCCTCGGGCGGCGCACTGGGAACCTCGACCGGATTCCAGTTGAAGTCATCGCCCCACAGTCCGCCCGCAGCGTTGTCCCACATGATGTCCTGGGCGCTCGCGGTGCAGACCGTTCCGGCCACGGCGCACAGCATCGCCGCCGTTGTCAGCGCATTCTTCATCGGATCTCTCCCGTCTGGTGTCTCTCAGGCTCTCTCGTCTACGCCACCGGGTCCGATGGCAATGCCGGCCCATCGCCCCGGGTAGGACATCATTAGAACCGATGGCGGAAGGTTCCAGCACCCAATTCGCGCGCACATGACCGTTTCCGGACCAACCAGCGAGCACTGGCCCCCCTCGATTGTAAATCTGGCGAATCTGGAGCCTGCTACCGCGACAGACCGCGCCAGGACAGCAGCCACTCCATGCTCAGCACCAGCAGGCCGGCCAGCACGAACCAGTGCCACAGCTCCCGCTCGCCGCCGCGCGCACCGCCATCGGCCTGTTCCGCGCGCAGCCCGCCCCACGCCCCATCGAGTTGCTCGGCCGCCGCCAGCCGGCTTTCCGTCACGCTCATGACGTTCACGGCCACGGCTCGCTGGTCGCCGGCGATGGGCTGCTCGAGCAGGTAGACGCCCGCGCGCTCGAACGGTCCGACCGAAGGCGCCGAACTGGGGGCCGACAGGCGAAGGTCGATCTCGCTGCCCGCGCCACGCAGACGCACCTGCGCGCGCGGCTGGGCGAGCCGGAGCGGCGCCACCTCGCCCGCGCGCACGCCGTCGGCCGCATCGCGCGAGCCGCGCATCGAAAGGTAATCAATCGCCTCGGCGACGAACAGCGGGAAGCTCACCAGCTTGGGCCAGTTGCTGCTGGCCGGCTCGAAGCCAACCCAGATCCGCCGGTGCCGCTCGGCCTCGAAGGCGACGATCAAGGGCCCGCGCGAGCCGCTGGCCAGCACCGTGTGGCGCACGCCCTCGGGCAGGCCGCCATCGATCAATGGCTCGGCGACGGCGAGTTGGTCGAGCGCCAGGTCGCGCATGACCGGGTGCGTGCGCCGCCAGGAGACCACGCGGGTGCCCTCGGCCTGCTCCGCATCGATCACCGCAAGCCCTGGCGTGTCGCGGCGCTCCAGCGGGGGCGGCGGTCCGAAGTGCAGGCTCGGGGCCGGCGGCGGCGTGCGCGGCGACACGCGGTCGAACACGAGGGCGTCGAACGGCAGGTCGCCCGCCGCCGCCAGTTGCTCGTATCGGCTCAGCCGGACGATGCGGATGTCGCCCAGCTCCATGGCTTCGAGCACGGCGGCGATGAGCAGCACCGGCCCGGGCCGGTCGGGGTCGACCAGCTCGGTCTCGGGAATGACCTGCATTACGCGCGGCCGGCCGGCGGTGCGCAGCCAGAGCGAGGCCACGTCGTCGGCGGCGAGCAGGTCCTGGCCGGGCAGCAGCACGCTCAGGACGCCCGCGCCCGGCGCGACGGCCGAGAGGCTCACGCTGGCCTCGGTCGGGCCATCCTCGTCGCCCCCGGGCTCCAGGCGAGCGACCGCCTCGGCGACGACCTCGCCGTCGAGCGCCAGGCGCACGGGCAACTCGCGCCGCATCGGGCCCATCGCCAGCACGCGGGCGAAGACGCGGACGGTCGCGGGGTCCTCGTACTGCCGCTGGGCCGCGAGGGCGACGATCCCGGCGTTGCCGCCCTCGCCCGCACCGCCGACGGACTCCAGGCGCACGCGCACGTTGGCGGGCAGCGGGTCGGCCGGCGGCGGCACCGCGCCGTCGGATACGAGCACGAGGGTCAGGACGCGCGGCTCGTCTTCGCCCGCCGCCTCGCCCTCGCCCTCTCGAGCGCTCGCCAGGCGGACCAGCTCGGCCAGCGCCTCGCCCGAAGCCTCCTCATCGGTCGGCTCGACGGCGTCGATGGCCCCCAGCAGCACGGCCCGGTCGCCGGTCCACGGCGTCAGCGGCACGGCCTCGGCGCCGAGCGCGACGACCATGACCCGGGCATCGCGCCCGGTCGCCAGCTCGCGCGCGAGCGTGCGCAGCCGCGTCCGCGCTTGCTCGAACCGCGTCGCGCCCTCCGCGCCATCGGTGGCGTTCATGGAGGCCGAGCGGTCGAGCACGAGCATGACCCGGCCGCCCAGCGTGCTGGGTATCACGGGCCGCGCGAAGGCCAGCAGCAGCAGCGCGAGCGCGAGCAACTGGAGGAGCAATTGCGTCTGCGGGCG
This genomic stretch from Phycisphaerales bacterium harbors:
- a CDS encoding VWA domain-containing protein, yielding MTFLAPVAALIAAALTVPPVIAFYLLKLRRRPVRVGSVLFWERAVRDAQGNAPWRMVRPQTQLLLQLLALALLLLAFARPVIPSTLGGRVMLVLDRSASMNATDGAEGATRFEQARTRLRTLARELATGRDARVMVVALGAEAVPLTPWTGDRAVLLGAIDAVEPTDEEASGEALAELVRLASAREGEGEAAGEDEPRVLTLVLVSDGAVPPPADPLPANVRVRLESVGGAGEGGNAGIVALAAQRQYEDPATVRVFARVLAMGPMRRELPVRLALDGEVVAEAVARLEPGGDEDGPTEASVSLSAVAPGAGVLSVLLPGQDLLAADDVASLWLRTAGRPRVMQVIPETELVDPDRPGPVLLIAAVLEAMELGDIRIVRLSRYEQLAAAGDLPFDALVFDRVSPRTPPPAPSLHFGPPPPLERRDTPGLAVIDAEQAEGTRVVSWRRTHPVMRDLALDQLAVAEPLIDGGLPEGVRHTVLASGSRGPLIVAFEAERHRRIWVGFEPASSNWPKLVSFPLFVAEAIDYLSMRGSRDAADGVRAGEVAPLRLAQPRAQVRLRGAGSEIDLRLSAPSSAPSVGPFERAGVYLLEQPIAGDQRAVAVNVMSVTESRLAAAEQLDGAWGGLRAEQADGGARGGERELWHWFVLAGLLVLSMEWLLSWRGLSR
- a CDS encoding GC-type dockerin domain-anchored protein, whose translation is MKNALTTAAMLCAVAGTVCTASAQDIMWDNAAGGLWGDDFNWNPVEVPSAPPEAAIIALPGTYDVLIRSVSPNLAGLSIINPNAFVGLGTGRDLTITGPMATIDGMLVINDQGSTSAARFIMNDPMGMLVGTGEIVLNDTSTTAIGRAQMIDLIGGRLTTIGPDLTVRGSGLVSSNLINNGVIRADAAGRRLNIQSGSKTNNGRFEATDGGVMRIAIPVVQGPTGTVVSDGGVVTLVSTIEGGEIDSRNGLFEVAGGSGVLNSVDRVQGDVEIENGRDLQVRDGLTLDGTILINREGSTSGSRLLFSTSGTIDGDAEIVLNDSSTTAAGRAQVIDLVGGLETTLASTVLMRGSGQINANLINNGTIRADVDGLLLNIIGSGKTNNGTIEVDNNGILRFGTTMMQGSGGLILVTDGTARLNSTITGGRIDSRGGLFEVAVGSGTLDNVDLVTGDVEIENGRDLQVRGGLTLDGTITINRDGSTSASRLLMATDGAIDGDATIVLNDTSTTGIGRAQFIDLVGGLTTTLADTVLIRGSGQVNSSLVNNGVIRADAEGRDLRLLGSAKTNNNRFEATGGGELLLETVTNQGPTGQIVADGGTVTLRSTIAGGQIDARTGTFEIATGSGTFDNVDRIQGEVEIENGRDLNLRGDMTLDGTIIINRDGGSSGTRMLAATDMTIDGTGEIFLNDSLTTGTAARAQFIHLVGGLTVVLGPDLSLTGNGRTNGTMVVQGRIAPGKAGTAFGETGIIDASVELAMEDSTIVEIQLGGRDADEFDRIDGNAAITVDGTLEASLVDGFTPDVCENFTIIEGSSVTGEFDTLVPPLAGGNQKWRLFYTGNSVELRNTCLPDIDGDCSLTLFDFLAFQNLFDAGSPEADFDGDGSLTIFDFLAFQNAFSVGC
- a CDS encoding SDR family oxidoreductase, with amino-acid sequence MAQPLANPRPQDERPRLLVTGIAGFLGAYVAQVATERGWRVVGITRATPTPFESVQADLSAEGAVRDAVERMAPDAVIHCAANARTAECERDPQAAHRDNVTATVSLAEACRDVPMVVCSTDLVFDGERPGGMYAEGDETGPLNAYARSKLEMEHALREAGSHAVIARLPLLFGPPATSDGKGCFLSAWTEHLRSGRELVLFTDEWRTPLSARDAALGLLACLDRGAPGQIYHVAGDERVDRYDLGLRFAAHAAGPLGFDALLMKPGVQADVPMPAPRARDVSLAIARARNDLGFQPRPLDEELGWTAGVMAGQYA